Proteins encoded within one genomic window of Variovorax sp. OAS795:
- a CDS encoding alpha/beta hydrolase, giving the protein MNASKILAAAALSLLAAAGAHAETYEGVLTVNSGVSRAEVAPQAVAAARAGNQYGEGSSAGAQAFTSTADRSVIQAEAVAKAHDPLASLDRRAFYRDEVPQAYKKPSVSFTRQAGL; this is encoded by the coding sequence ATGAATGCCTCGAAGATCCTCGCTGCCGCTGCCCTCTCGCTCCTGGCTGCTGCCGGTGCGCACGCAGAAACCTACGAAGGCGTGCTGACCGTGAACTCCGGCGTGTCGCGTGCCGAAGTCGCTCCGCAAGCCGTTGCCGCCGCTCGCGCCGGCAACCAGTACGGTGAAGGTTCCAGCGCCGGTGCGCAAGCCTTCACCTCGACCGCCGACCGCTCGGTGATCCAGGCCGAAGCCGTTGCCAAGGCGCACGACCCGCTCGCCAGCCTCGACCGCCGCGCGTTCTACCGCGACGAAGTGCCGCAAGCCTACAAGAAGCCCAGCGTGTCATTCACGCGCCAGGCTGGCCTGTAA
- a CDS encoding LysR family transcriptional regulator — translation MKNVQLRYTEEKNSAMEIQLRHLQLLSLFSEVVRKQSFAAAAREFGLTPSTVAKAVARLEESLDVRLFHRTTRCVTPTSDGERLFARCQRVINEMEALESEMLGGKDRPSGVLRLDLPIVYGRQVVLPLLARLARKCPDLRFDVSLSDAFVDLVREGVDMAVRIGTMSDSGLVARRFSQQQWILCGSPAYLREQGTPKDLKSLSDHRAVVFRMPTSGKDQEWRFKGHARQRSPISPPYARFSDGESMAHATELGMGLAQFPDYMVAEALKQGRLVEVLKSHRPTPTPIHAVLPANRMVPIRVRLLLEELYRLEAGGACQPKMS, via the coding sequence GTGAAGAACGTTCAGCTTCGCTACACTGAGGAAAAAAATTCTGCAATGGAGATCCAATTGCGACATCTGCAACTGCTGTCACTTTTCTCGGAAGTCGTTCGGAAACAGTCTTTTGCGGCGGCGGCCCGGGAGTTCGGTCTCACGCCTTCCACCGTCGCCAAGGCTGTCGCACGGCTGGAGGAGTCCTTGGATGTTCGGCTCTTTCATCGCACCACTCGATGCGTCACTCCCACGTCGGACGGCGAGCGCCTCTTTGCTCGTTGTCAGAGAGTGATCAACGAGATGGAGGCGTTGGAAAGCGAGATGCTTGGTGGAAAGGACCGGCCGTCGGGTGTCTTGCGCCTCGATCTGCCTATCGTCTATGGCCGGCAGGTCGTGTTGCCGCTGCTTGCGCGATTGGCGCGGAAGTGCCCGGATCTGAGATTCGATGTGAGCCTCTCCGACGCTTTTGTGGACCTGGTCAGAGAGGGCGTGGATATGGCCGTGCGGATCGGCACCATGTCCGATTCGGGATTGGTTGCGCGCCGCTTTTCCCAGCAGCAATGGATTCTTTGCGGCTCCCCGGCCTATTTGAGAGAGCAGGGCACCCCGAAAGATCTGAAGTCGCTGAGTGATCACCGAGCGGTCGTCTTCCGCATGCCTACGAGCGGCAAGGATCAAGAGTGGCGTTTCAAAGGGCATGCTCGACAGCGTTCGCCGATCTCGCCTCCGTACGCGCGCTTTTCCGATGGCGAATCGATGGCGCATGCGACCGAACTGGGCATGGGTTTGGCCCAGTTCCCGGATTACATGGTTGCCGAGGCTCTGAAGCAGGGCCGACTGGTCGAGGTGCTCAAGTCGCATCGACCAACTCCGACGCCAATCCACGCGGTCCTTCCTGCAAACCGGATGGTTCCAATTCGCGTGAGACTGCTTCTCGAAGAGCTATACAGACTCGAGGCGGGCGGGGCATGCCAGCCAAAGATGTCCTGA
- a CDS encoding 2OG-Fe(II) oxygenase produces MEALAVESIVAPRESVLKITADQLKPNMIVALAEQKLAVIQVKAFVPAHVCALLAERAESFGYSSYLNVPSVRRIGMAFYETEGRTDLIEQYFSEAQQNVRDFRRACEPYCSPIDIFRCTLDEIWPYGANLQTLDQRKMYIGLSRMVSAGTTFLAHHDIFSEDARGCPEAASLKAQFGANVYLQMPETGGALLMWDREIPAAEFDRMRGNDYGLPIETLGPPDVEVRPEPGDLLIFNSRKMHAVSPGTGRSRLTVSCFVGYRGKQQALTYWS; encoded by the coding sequence ATGGAAGCACTTGCAGTCGAGTCCATCGTCGCGCCGAGAGAGTCGGTGCTAAAAATTACAGCAGACCAACTAAAGCCCAACATGATCGTTGCGCTGGCCGAGCAGAAGCTGGCTGTGATCCAGGTCAAAGCCTTCGTCCCTGCGCATGTGTGCGCACTGCTTGCCGAGCGGGCCGAAAGCTTTGGCTATTCTTCGTACCTCAACGTTCCCAGCGTAAGGCGGATCGGCATGGCCTTTTACGAAACTGAAGGACGTACCGATCTCATCGAGCAGTACTTCTCGGAGGCTCAACAGAACGTCCGCGATTTTCGCCGTGCTTGCGAACCCTATTGCTCCCCGATCGACATCTTTCGATGCACTCTGGATGAGATCTGGCCATACGGTGCAAACCTGCAAACCCTGGACCAGCGAAAAATGTATATCGGGCTGTCCAGGATGGTCAGCGCTGGGACGACTTTTCTTGCGCATCACGACATCTTCTCGGAAGACGCTCGAGGTTGTCCGGAGGCTGCAAGCCTCAAGGCCCAGTTCGGCGCAAACGTCTACCTGCAGATGCCAGAAACGGGCGGCGCCTTGCTCATGTGGGACCGGGAAATTCCTGCGGCCGAGTTCGATCGCATGAGGGGCAACGACTATGGCCTTCCCATCGAGACGCTGGGGCCACCGGATGTCGAGGTCAGACCCGAGCCCGGGGATCTCCTGATCTTCAATTCGCGAAAAATGCATGCCGTCTCGCCCGGAACGGGAAGAAGCCGCCTCACGGTGTCGTGCTTTGTCGGCTACCGCGGCAAGCAGCAGGCCCTTACCTACTGGAGTTGA
- a CDS encoding 2OG-Fe(II) oxygenase, whose protein sequence is MNEILEQPAVIAASGKLTLPLIESLLSGEALIIRVANFTRPATCRLIASGLQRAGYNDYLNAPTVGRIGMSFFETGGKQELVDHYFRTAIPNIEILRKACEPYQSPIDVFRCVVDEIWPKGANLQTLSDRKMFVGLSRNMRPGASLLAHHDMLARLAPHDREANDLHMQMAVNVYVDVPEKGGELLMWRDEISDAEFLRRRGSNYGMEIEPLGAPDIVLKPRVGDLILFNARKLHAVASSSGSDRLTVSSFLGYRGHKQPLTFWS, encoded by the coding sequence ATGAATGAGATCTTGGAACAACCTGCGGTCATCGCTGCGTCCGGGAAACTGACGTTACCTCTGATCGAGAGCCTCCTCAGTGGAGAGGCGCTCATTATTCGCGTTGCCAACTTCACACGCCCCGCGACTTGCCGGCTCATCGCCTCAGGCCTGCAGCGCGCCGGATACAACGACTACTTGAACGCACCCACTGTTGGTCGCATAGGCATGTCTTTCTTCGAAACAGGCGGAAAGCAAGAACTCGTCGACCATTACTTTCGAACAGCGATTCCCAACATCGAAATCCTTCGGAAAGCCTGCGAGCCCTATCAAAGCCCGATCGACGTATTCCGTTGTGTGGTCGACGAAATATGGCCGAAGGGTGCGAACCTTCAGACATTGTCTGATCGCAAGATGTTCGTCGGTCTCTCGCGGAACATGCGGCCTGGCGCTTCCCTTCTGGCCCACCACGACATGCTCGCGCGGCTCGCACCACATGATCGTGAAGCCAATGACTTGCACATGCAGATGGCTGTCAACGTCTATGTGGATGTGCCCGAGAAAGGTGGGGAGTTGCTGATGTGGCGCGATGAGATCTCCGACGCCGAGTTTTTGCGACGCAGAGGCTCCAATTATGGAATGGAGATCGAGCCATTGGGCGCACCCGACATCGTGTTGAAGCCAAGAGTCGGTGACCTGATTCTCTTTAACGCTCGCAAGCTCCATGCGGTCGCGAGCAGTAGCGGATCTGACCGATTGACCGTATCGAGCTTTCTCGGCTATCGCGGTCATAAACAACCGCTCACGTTCTGGAGTTGA
- a CDS encoding MFS transporter produces the protein MAFAIANGFGMMLLARFIGGIGVSACLIAPLTGARIWLDAKRQQAANSWMLMAGSLGLLMATLPVQWLLPTYGWRVIFIGLALCFALTMLGTAWLVPGAEAQRTAERMPLIQSYRPIFTHPYFRRIAWLGFVNYGILVALQTLWVGPWLTEVTGRTPQEAATGLFAINLTMLFVFWGWGLINPRLHALGLGAERLMIWGTPLSIAALGVFAWLGPEAGWIAFAIYCVLSSVLSLTHPAVGAAFPAALAGRAISAFNLVLFVGVFLAQWAVGSGIDLLRAANWPAAHAFQAVFGVLALCCAWSYAWFVAGVFKMMRPAPVS, from the coding sequence TTGGCGTTCGCGATTGCGAACGGCTTCGGCATGATGCTTCTGGCGCGTTTCATCGGAGGCATCGGTGTGAGCGCATGCCTGATTGCCCCATTGACCGGAGCCAGGATTTGGCTGGATGCCAAGCGGCAGCAGGCTGCAAATTCCTGGATGCTGATGGCAGGCTCATTGGGCCTTTTGATGGCCACGCTGCCTGTGCAATGGCTACTGCCGACTTATGGCTGGCGAGTGATCTTCATCGGCCTGGCCCTTTGTTTCGCGTTGACCATGCTGGGCACCGCCTGGCTGGTGCCCGGCGCGGAGGCGCAGCGAACGGCCGAGCGGATGCCCTTGATACAAAGCTATCGCCCGATCTTTACCCACCCCTACTTTCGGCGCATCGCATGGCTGGGTTTTGTGAACTACGGGATTCTCGTGGCGCTTCAAACGCTGTGGGTGGGGCCCTGGCTCACCGAGGTGACCGGCCGCACCCCGCAGGAGGCGGCCACAGGCTTGTTTGCGATCAATCTGACCATGCTGTTCGTTTTCTGGGGATGGGGTCTGATCAACCCGCGGCTTCACGCGCTTGGCCTTGGCGCCGAGCGCCTCATGATATGGGGCACTCCGCTGAGCATTGCGGCCCTCGGCGTGTTCGCATGGCTCGGGCCTGAGGCTGGGTGGATCGCATTTGCAATCTACTGCGTCTTGTCCAGCGTGCTGTCCTTGACGCATCCTGCCGTTGGGGCCGCCTTTCCTGCCGCGCTGGCCGGACGAGCGATTTCCGCCTTCAACCTCGTGCTTTTTGTCGGAGTATTCCTTGCACAGTGGGCGGTTGGATCGGGCATTGACTTGCTAAGAGCCGCCAATTGGCCTGCGGCTCATGCATTCCAGGCTGTCTTCGGTGTGCTTGCGCTGTGCTGCGCCTGGAGCTACGCGTGGTTTGTCGCCGGGGTTTTCAAGATGATGCGGCCGGCGCCGGTGTCCTGA
- a CDS encoding substrate-binding domain-containing protein, translating into MKTQPFPLHRLTRRAALLAAAAVLAGCGSLGNAPRAGSDIHVMTSGGFTAAYNDLRPGFERSSGRTVKTAYGASMGNAEDSIPSRLSRNEPADVVILARPALDALVADGKVVAGSQVDLVRSSIGFAVRKGAPKPDIATVDALKRTLLAATSIAYSASASGTYYETELLKKLGIEDQVKPKSKRILSERVGTVVARGDAALGLQQVSELLPIEGIDYVGPLPAEVQRVTVFSAGIATASRQPDAARQLIRYLNSPEAAPAIAKTGLEPITAR; encoded by the coding sequence ATGAAGACCCAGCCTTTCCCCCTGCATCGCCTGACCCGCCGCGCCGCCCTGCTGGCCGCGGCGGCCGTGCTTGCCGGATGCGGCAGCCTCGGCAACGCGCCACGCGCGGGCAGCGACATCCACGTGATGACCTCGGGTGGCTTCACGGCCGCCTACAACGACCTGCGCCCGGGCTTCGAGCGCAGCAGCGGCCGCACGGTCAAGACGGCCTATGGCGCTTCGATGGGCAATGCGGAAGATTCCATTCCGAGCCGCCTGTCGCGCAACGAACCGGCCGACGTGGTGATCCTCGCGCGGCCGGCGCTCGATGCGCTGGTGGCAGACGGCAAGGTGGTGGCGGGAAGCCAGGTCGACCTGGTGCGGTCTTCGATAGGCTTTGCGGTGCGCAAGGGCGCGCCCAAGCCTGACATCGCAACGGTCGATGCGCTCAAGCGCACGCTGCTGGCGGCGACTTCCATCGCCTATTCGGCCAGCGCCAGCGGCACGTACTATGAAACCGAGCTGCTCAAGAAGCTCGGCATCGAGGACCAGGTCAAGCCCAAGAGCAAGCGCATCCTGAGCGAGCGCGTGGGCACCGTGGTGGCGCGCGGCGACGCGGCGCTGGGGCTGCAGCAGGTGAGCGAACTGCTGCCGATCGAAGGCATCGACTACGTCGGCCCACTGCCGGCCGAGGTGCAGCGCGTGACGGTGTTCTCGGCCGGCATTGCCACGGCCTCCAGGCAGCCCGATGCGGCGCGCCAGCTGATCCGCTACCTCAACTCGCCCGAGGCGGCGCCGGCCATTGCGAAGACGGGCCTGGAGCCGATCACGGCACGCTGA
- a CDS encoding transporter substrate-binding domain-containing protein, whose product MTQPQPPLPLAPALVAAFAPGGTLRASINLGNPILANKDAATGEPVGVSIELAREFARRLGVAIELVVFEKAAASVDAVKNEKADIGFFAIDPARSDGLLFTAPYVLIEGSYLVREDSALTDNAQVDGAGQRISVGSGSAYDLFLTRELRQAEVVRLQGAAAAMAALRSGQVEVAAGIRQMLEAEARREAGVRVLPGRFMVIQQAMGTPASRGAEAQALLAAFVEEMKASGFVADALARHGIEGAIVAPAA is encoded by the coding sequence ATGACCCAGCCACAGCCGCCACTGCCCTTAGCTCCCGCCCTCGTTGCCGCATTCGCGCCCGGCGGCACGCTGCGCGCCTCGATCAATCTCGGCAACCCGATCCTCGCGAACAAGGACGCGGCCACTGGCGAGCCGGTGGGGGTCTCGATTGAACTCGCGCGCGAGTTCGCGCGCCGCCTCGGCGTGGCCATCGAACTCGTGGTGTTCGAGAAGGCGGCCGCCTCGGTCGATGCGGTCAAGAACGAGAAGGCCGACATCGGCTTCTTCGCCATCGACCCGGCGCGCAGCGACGGGTTGCTCTTCACCGCGCCGTATGTGCTGATCGAAGGCAGCTATCTCGTTCGCGAAGATTCGGCGCTCACCGACAACGCGCAGGTCGACGGCGCGGGCCAGCGCATCTCGGTCGGCTCGGGCAGCGCCTACGACCTGTTCCTCACGCGCGAACTCAGGCAGGCCGAGGTCGTGCGGCTCCAGGGCGCGGCCGCGGCCATGGCGGCCCTGCGTTCGGGGCAGGTCGAAGTGGCCGCCGGCATCCGGCAGATGCTCGAAGCCGAAGCCCGGCGCGAAGCGGGCGTGCGCGTGCTGCCGGGCCGCTTCATGGTGATCCAGCAGGCCATGGGAACGCCGGCCAGCCGCGGTGCGGAGGCGCAGGCACTGCTCGCGGCCTTCGTCGAGGAGATGAAGGCCAGCGGCTTCGTGGCCGATGCGCTCGCGCGCCACGGCATCGAAGGCGCGATCGTCGCGCCTGCGGCCTAG
- a CDS encoding D-amino acid dehydrogenase has protein sequence MLGSPRCSKTGRASPGPGRHGNCKTHSAFSAQEPVPSRAIAVRGIQGVVLMQVLILGSGVIGTSVAYYLTRAGHDVTVLERQPAPALETSFGNAGEVSPGYSAPWAGPGVPLKAVKWMLMQHSPLVVKPMLDPAMWRWGLSMLRNCTQARYELNKGRMVRLAEYSRDCLKALRADTGIRYDERALGTLQLFRTQKQLDGIAKDVEVLKASGVPYQVLDREGCVRYEPALAAVRQKFVGGLRLPGDETGDCFKFTQALAVMAEAAGAKFRFGVGIQAIERDAGGVIGVRTDAGRFTSERYVVALGSYSPAMVKPLGIDLPVYPVKGFSITVPISDAAGAPESTVMDETYKVAVTRLGDRIRVGGTAELSGFDLRLDAARRGTLEHVVTDLFPKGGDVREASFWTGLRPMTPDGTPVIGATRIPNLMLCTGHGTLGWTMAAGTGRVMADLIGGRPPEIDMEGLTVARYGA, from the coding sequence ATGCTCGGATCTCCGCGCTGCTCGAAGACTGGCCGCGCGAGCCCAGGCCCTGGACGGCACGGCAATTGCAAGACGCACTCGGCCTTTAGCGCGCAAGAACCTGTACCCTCTCGGGCCATTGCCGTGCGCGGCATTCAAGGGGTTGTTCTCATGCAGGTTTTGATCCTCGGCAGCGGTGTCATCGGCACCTCGGTGGCTTACTACCTGACGCGGGCCGGCCACGACGTGACGGTGCTCGAACGCCAGCCCGCGCCCGCGCTGGAGACGAGCTTCGGCAACGCGGGCGAGGTGTCGCCCGGCTACTCCGCGCCCTGGGCCGGGCCCGGCGTGCCGCTCAAGGCCGTCAAGTGGATGCTCATGCAGCACAGCCCGCTGGTGGTCAAGCCGATGCTCGATCCGGCCATGTGGCGCTGGGGCCTGTCGATGCTGCGCAACTGCACGCAGGCGCGCTATGAGCTCAACAAGGGCCGCATGGTGCGGCTCGCCGAATACAGCCGCGACTGCCTGAAGGCGTTGCGCGCGGACACCGGCATCCGGTATGACGAACGCGCGCTCGGCACCCTGCAGCTCTTTCGCACCCAGAAGCAGCTCGACGGCATCGCCAAGGACGTGGAAGTGCTGAAGGCCTCCGGCGTGCCCTACCAGGTGCTCGACCGCGAAGGCTGCGTGCGGTATGAGCCCGCACTCGCAGCGGTGAGGCAGAAGTTCGTCGGAGGCCTGCGCCTGCCGGGCGACGAGACCGGCGACTGCTTCAAGTTCACGCAGGCCCTGGCCGTGATGGCCGAGGCGGCCGGTGCGAAGTTCCGCTTTGGCGTGGGCATCCAGGCCATCGAGCGCGATGCCGGCGGCGTCATCGGCGTGCGGACCGATGCCGGCCGCTTCACCTCGGAACGCTACGTGGTGGCACTGGGCAGCTACTCGCCGGCCATGGTCAAGCCGCTGGGCATCGACCTGCCGGTGTATCCGGTCAAGGGCTTCTCGATCACGGTGCCCATCTCCGACGCCGCCGGCGCACCTGAATCCACCGTGATGGACGAGACCTACAAGGTCGCCGTCACGCGGCTCGGCGACCGCATCCGCGTGGGCGGCACCGCGGAGCTTTCGGGCTTCGACCTCAGGCTCGATGCGGCGCGGCGCGGCACGCTCGAGCATGTCGTGACCGATCTTTTTCCGAAGGGCGGCGATGTGCGCGAAGCTTCGTTCTGGACCGGGCTGCGCCCGATGACGCCCGACGGCACGCCGGTGATCGGCGCCACGCGCATTCCCAACCTGATGCTCTGCACCGGGCACGGCACGCTCGGCTGGACCATGGCGGCCGGCACCGGCCGCGTCATGGCCGACCTGATCGGCGGCAGGCCGCCGGAGATCGACATGGAAGGCCTGACCGTGGCGCGCTACGGCGCGTAG
- a CDS encoding 2-dehydropantoate 2-reductase has translation MAATGVLGRPPGEVLVMGAGTIGCYIGGSLAAAGVPVSFVGRPRVLRGLAEHGLALSDLEGAAHRLPAATLRLSEQVPAGATPSLVLLCVKSGATAEAAAELAFALPAGTTVLSFQNGISNSAAAAQAGPTLSVLPGMVPYNVAEIAPGAFHRGTAGRLAAQDDAALRPWLPVFERAGVPLDLHADLLPVQWGKLLLNLNNPVNALSGLPLRDELLQRGFRRCFAALIDEALAVLGHAGIAPAQVAAVPAQRLSTVLRLPDWLFRIVAARMLRIDAKARSSMADDLALGRRTEIDALSGEVVRLARDHDLEAPRNARISALLEDWPREPRPWTARQLQDALGL, from the coding sequence ATGGCGGCCACCGGGGTGCTCGGCCGACCTCCCGGCGAAGTGCTGGTGATGGGGGCGGGCACCATCGGTTGCTACATCGGCGGCAGCCTGGCTGCGGCGGGCGTTCCGGTCAGCTTCGTGGGCCGTCCGCGCGTGCTGCGCGGCCTCGCGGAGCACGGCCTGGCGCTGAGCGACCTCGAAGGCGCGGCGCATCGCCTGCCGGCCGCCACTTTGCGCCTGAGCGAGCAGGTGCCCGCGGGTGCCACGCCTTCGCTGGTGCTCCTGTGCGTGAAGAGCGGCGCCACGGCGGAGGCCGCCGCCGAGCTGGCCTTCGCGCTGCCGGCGGGCACCACGGTCCTTTCGTTCCAGAACGGCATCTCCAACTCTGCCGCGGCCGCGCAGGCAGGACCCACGCTCAGCGTGCTGCCGGGCATGGTGCCGTACAACGTGGCCGAGATCGCACCGGGCGCCTTTCACCGCGGCACGGCGGGACGGCTGGCCGCACAGGACGACGCCGCGCTGCGGCCCTGGTTGCCGGTGTTCGAACGCGCCGGCGTGCCGCTCGACCTTCACGCCGACCTGCTGCCGGTGCAATGGGGCAAGCTGCTGCTGAACCTCAACAACCCCGTCAACGCACTCTCGGGCCTGCCGCTGCGCGATGAGCTGCTGCAGCGCGGCTTCCGGCGCTGCTTTGCCGCGCTCATCGACGAGGCGCTGGCCGTGCTCGGCCATGCCGGCATTGCGCCCGCGCAGGTGGCCGCGGTGCCGGCGCAGCGGCTTTCCACCGTATTGAGGCTGCCCGACTGGTTGTTTCGCATCGTCGCGGCGCGCATGCTGCGCATCGATGCCAAGGCGCGCTCCAGCATGGCCGACGATCTTGCGCTCGGCCGCAGGACCGAGATCGACGCGCTCAGCGGCGAGGTGGTGAGGCTCGCGCGCGACCACGACCTGGAGGCGCCGCGCAATGCTCGGATCTCCGCGCTGCTCGAAGACTGGCCGCGCGAGCCCAGGCCCTGGACGGCACGGCAATTGCAAGACGCACTCGGCCTTTAG
- the alaS gene encoding alanine--tRNA ligase, with the protein MSQPTFTVADIRKTFLDFFASKGHTVVASSSLVPGNDPTLMFTNSGMVQFKDVFLGEDKRPYVRAASVQACLRAGGKHNDLENVGYTARHHTFFEMLGNWSFGDYFKRESLKWAFELLTEVYKLPAEKLWATVYIEDDEAYDIWTKEIGLPPERVVRIGDNKGGRYMSDNFWMMADTGPCGPCSEIFYDHGPEIPGGPPGSPDEDGDRYIEIWNNVFMQFDMQPDGSVKKLPAPCVDTGMGLERLAAILQHVHSNYEIDIFDALIKAAARETGEKDLGNNSLRVIADHIRATSFLVADGVIPSNEGRGYVQRRIVRRAIRHGYKLGQKKPFFHKLVPDLVKLMGDAYPKLVADEKRIVDTLKAEEERFFETLANGMEILDAALAGDAKTLPGDVAFKLHDTYGFPLDLSADVCRERGVSVDEAGFTAAMEKQKAAGRAAGKFKMDRNVEYGGAGNVFTGYEHLEESAKVVALYVEGAAVQELKEGQSGIVVLDTTPFYAESGGQVGDQGVLIAEGVQFGVEDTQKIKADVFGHHGTQAQGTLKVGDTVKAAVDGERRAATMRNHSVTHLMHKALREVLGTHVQQKGSLVDADKTRFDFAHNAPVTHEQILEIEKRVNAEVLANTETHARVMDMESAQKTGAMMLFGEKYGESVRVLDIGSSRELCGGTHVGRTGDIGLFKIVSEGGVAAGVRRIEAVTGANALGYLQDLEATVQSVAATLKSPAAELQGRLTQVLEQVRALEREVGSLKGKLASSKGDELLAQAVDVNGIKVLAAKLDGADAKTLRDTMDKLKDKLKTAVVVLAAVDGAKVQVAAGVTSDTVGKVKAGELVNFVAQQVGGKGGGKADMAMAGGTDPAGVPAALQSVRAWVAERT; encoded by the coding sequence ATGAGCCAGCCCACATTCACGGTCGCGGACATTCGCAAGACCTTTCTCGATTTCTTCGCTTCCAAGGGCCACACGGTGGTGGCCTCCAGTTCGCTGGTGCCGGGCAACGATCCCACGCTCATGTTCACCAATTCGGGCATGGTGCAGTTCAAGGACGTGTTCCTGGGCGAAGACAAGCGCCCCTACGTGCGCGCGGCCTCGGTGCAGGCGTGCCTTCGCGCCGGCGGCAAGCACAACGACCTGGAGAACGTGGGCTATACCGCGCGCCACCACACCTTCTTCGAGATGCTGGGCAACTGGAGCTTCGGCGACTACTTCAAGCGCGAATCGCTCAAGTGGGCGTTCGAACTGCTGACGGAGGTCTACAAGCTGCCGGCTGAAAAACTCTGGGCCACGGTCTACATCGAGGACGACGAAGCCTACGACATCTGGACCAAGGAGATCGGCTTGCCGCCCGAGCGCGTGGTGCGCATCGGCGACAACAAGGGCGGCCGCTACATGTCCGACAACTTCTGGATGATGGCCGATACGGGCCCCTGCGGCCCGTGCTCGGAGATCTTCTACGACCACGGCCCCGAGATCCCCGGCGGCCCGCCCGGCAGCCCCGATGAAGACGGCGACCGCTACATCGAGATCTGGAACAACGTGTTCATGCAGTTCGACATGCAGCCCGACGGCTCGGTCAAGAAACTGCCCGCGCCCTGCGTCGACACCGGCATGGGCCTGGAGCGCCTCGCGGCCATCCTGCAGCATGTGCACAGCAATTACGAGATCGACATCTTCGATGCGCTCATCAAGGCCGCAGCGCGCGAAACCGGTGAAAAAGACCTGGGCAACAACTCGCTGCGCGTGATTGCCGACCACATCCGCGCGACCTCGTTCCTGGTGGCCGACGGCGTCATCCCATCGAACGAAGGCCGCGGCTACGTGCAGCGCCGCATCGTTCGGCGCGCCATCCGCCATGGCTACAAGCTGGGCCAGAAGAAGCCGTTCTTCCACAAGCTGGTGCCCGACCTCGTCAAGCTCATGGGCGACGCGTATCCCAAGCTCGTGGCGGACGAAAAGCGCATCGTCGACACGCTGAAGGCCGAGGAAGAACGCTTCTTCGAAACGCTGGCCAACGGCATGGAAATTCTCGATGCGGCACTGGCCGGCGATGCGAAGACGCTGCCGGGCGACGTTGCCTTCAAGCTGCACGACACCTACGGCTTTCCGCTCGACCTGTCGGCCGACGTGTGCCGCGAGCGCGGCGTGAGCGTCGACGAAGCCGGCTTCACCGCCGCGATGGAAAAGCAGAAGGCCGCGGGCCGTGCCGCCGGCAAGTTCAAGATGGACCGCAACGTCGAATACGGCGGCGCGGGCAATGTCTTCACCGGCTACGAGCACCTGGAGGAAAGCGCCAAGGTGGTGGCGCTGTATGTCGAGGGCGCGGCCGTGCAGGAACTCAAGGAAGGCCAGTCGGGCATCGTGGTGCTCGACACCACGCCGTTCTATGCCGAGAGCGGCGGCCAGGTGGGCGACCAGGGCGTGCTCATCGCCGAAGGCGTGCAGTTCGGCGTGGAAGACACGCAGAAGATCAAGGCCGACGTGTTCGGCCACCATGGCACGCAAGCCCAGGGCACGCTGAAGGTGGGCGACACGGTCAAGGCCGCAGTCGACGGCGAACGCCGCGCGGCCACCATGCGCAACCACTCGGTCACCCACCTGATGCACAAGGCCCTGCGCGAGGTGCTGGGCACGCACGTGCAGCAGAAGGGCTCGCTGGTCGATGCCGACAAGACCCGCTTCGACTTCGCGCACAACGCACCGGTCACGCACGAGCAGATCCTCGAGATCGAGAAGCGCGTGAACGCCGAGGTCCTGGCCAACACCGAGACACATGCGCGCGTGATGGACATGGAGTCGGCGCAGAAGACCGGCGCCATGATGCTGTTCGGCGAAAAATACGGCGAGAGCGTGCGCGTGCTCGACATCGGCTCAAGCCGCGAACTCTGCGGCGGCACCCACGTGGGCCGCACCGGAGACATCGGCCTGTTCAAGATCGTGAGCGAAGGCGGCGTGGCGGCCGGCGTGCGCCGCATCGAAGCGGTCACGGGCGCCAATGCGCTCGGCTACCTGCAAGACCTGGAAGCCACGGTGCAGAGCGTGGCTGCCACGCTCAAGTCGCCGGCCGCCGAGCTGCAGGGCCGGCTCACGCAGGTGCTGGAGCAGGTGAGGGCGCTGGAGCGCGAAGTGGGTTCGCTCAAGGGCAAGCTCGCGTCGTCCAAGGGCGACGAGCTCCTTGCGCAGGCCGTCGACGTCAACGGCATCAAGGTGCTGGCCGCCAAGCTCGATGGCGCCGACGCCAAGACGCTGCGCGACACCATGGACAAGCTCAAGGACAAGCTCAAGACGGCCGTGGTGGTGCTGGCCGCGGTCGATGGCGCCAAGGTGCAGGTCGCCGCGGGCGTCACGAGCGACACGGTGGGCAAGGTCAAGGCTGGCGAGCTGGTGAACTTCGTGGCGCAGCAGGTCGGCGGCAAGGGCGGCGGCAAGGCCGACATGGCCATGGCCGGCGGCACCGACCCCGCGGGCGTGCCGGCCGCACTGCAATCGGTGCGAGCCTGGGTGGCGGAACGCACCTGA